The sequence GACCTCGCGCCGGATCTCGGTGAGGCGCTGCCCGCGCTTTTCGCAGAGCGCGGCAGCCTCCCCCAAAGCGCCGCTGCGGCAGCGCTCATGATCGTGGGTCTGCTTGCCGAACGCCGCCGCCGAAGTGTTGAAGCTCGCCACCGCATCCATCCTTTCGCCGCTCGGGCTGACTCTTATGGCTTGATCTATATATGTTATATCATAACATGCCAACCGATCGATCACCAAGGAGCAAGACGATGTCCGGAGCAGGGGTGGCAAGACGGCTTTCAGCGGCGTTCGCGCTGCTTCTGGGTGTCTTTCTAGTACCGTTACCGCAGGCCTTTGCGCAGGCGCCGAAGGTGGTGGCTTCGCTCTTGCCCGTCCACAGCCTGGCCGCCCAGATCATGGAGGGGGCGGGCGAGCCGGTGCTTCTGGTCGAAGGGAGCGCTTCACCGCACAACTATCAGCTTCGCCCCTCGGATGCCGCCTTGCTTCAGGGTGCCGACCTGATTGTCTGGGTCGGCCCGGTCATGGAGGGCTTCCTGGTTCGCCCGCTCGACGCGCTCAGCCAACCCGGAAAGCAGCTTGAGCTGCTGTCGCTGGACGGGCTGCTGCTGACGGAAGCAGACCACCAGCACGCGCATGAGGATGCGCATGAACATGAGCATGCGCAGGAGCACGAACATGAGCAGGAGCACGAACATGCGGGCGCCGACGATCCAGAGCATCTTGAGGTCGATGGGCACATCTGGCTCGCGCCGGAGAACGCCGCCGTCATTCTGAAGGGCATCGCCGCGCGCCTGATCGAGCTGGACCCCGCCAGAGAGGGTCTCTACCGGGACAACCTGGCGGCTTCGCTGGCGCGCTTGAGCGCGCTGGATCACGAGCTCGCCGCGCGCCTGGAGGGACTGAACCAGCCCTTCGTGGTCTTCCATGACGCCTATGGCGGCTTCGTTCAGCATTATGGCCTTGCGCAAGTGGGGGTCGTCACGCTGTCGCCCGACCGTGCGCCGGGCGCGGGCCATCTTTCCGAACTGCGCGCCCTGATCGAGGCGCGGGAGGTCGCTTGCCTCTTCGCCGAACCGCAGTTCAGCCCGGCCATCCTGGAGAGCTTGCGCCAGGATCTGGAGGTAAGGGTCGGGGCTCTCGACCCGCTCGGCGCGGGGCTGCAGCCGGGACCCGAGGCCCACGCAGCACTGCTCGAAGCTTTGGCGGCTTCGCTGCTGGACTGCCTTTCCAGCTAGGCGTCGAAACGAAGGGGGCGCTGTCCCGCGACAGGACAGCGCCCCCGGTTCTGCTTCCCGAAGGATCCGGATCAGCCGATCTCGCCGCCGTCCTCGCGGGTCACCACCAGCACCGAGGGGCGCGGGGGCATGCCTTCCTGGAAGTCCGGCCAGCGGGTGGCCGGGTCGTCGAAGGTGGAGGCGCGGCCGAAGGGCTCCCAGTTCTTCACGCCCGCATCGCCCGGATGCTGCACGGCCAGGAACAGGGTCTTGCCGTCGGGTGTGAACTTCGGTCCGCACATCTCAGCGCCGATCGGGCAGCGGAAGAAGTTGAAGGAGGAGCCGCGCAGCTCGCCCTCGGTCTCCATCGCCCAGAGGCCGTCGTTGCGGTTGGAGCCGCCGGCCTTGTTGCCGTCGGTCGAGACCCAGAGCCGGCCCTTGGGGTCCACAGCGCAGTTGTCCGGCGCCACGAACCAACCGTTCCGGCTGGTCGCCTTGCCCCACATGGCGCTGGCATCCTCGACGGGATCGCCGCAGAGAACCAGGATGTCCCAGGTCGCTTCCGTGGCGGCGTGGTCCATGTCGGGCGTGGTGATCTCGATGATGTGCCCGGGGCTCTTCGCGCGCGGGTTTGCGGCGTTGACGTCGCCTTCCTCGCGCTTGGAGTTGTTGGTCAGCATCACGTAGACCTTGCCGGTGAGCGGGTTGGGCTCGACGTCCTCCGGCCGGTCCATCGGCGTCGCCCCCAGGAGATCGGCGGCCCGCCGGGTCTCGATCAGGACATCGGCCTGACTCTCGAAGCCGTTGGAGGGGGTCAGCGGCCCTTCGCCGAAAGTGAGCGGCATCCAGACCACCTTGCCGCCCTCTTCGAACTTGGCGACGTAGAGCACGCCGTCATCCAACAGATCGCGGTTTGCTTCCCGGTCGTCCAGGTTCACGCGG comes from Limibacillus sp. and encodes:
- a CDS encoding zinc ABC transporter substrate-binding protein, whose protein sequence is MSGAGVARRLSAAFALLLGVFLVPLPQAFAQAPKVVASLLPVHSLAAQIMEGAGEPVLLVEGSASPHNYQLRPSDAALLQGADLIVWVGPVMEGFLVRPLDALSQPGKQLELLSLDGLLLTEADHQHAHEDAHEHEHAQEHEHEQEHEHAGADDPEHLEVDGHIWLAPENAAVILKGIAARLIELDPAREGLYRDNLAASLARLSALDHELAARLEGLNQPFVVFHDAYGGFVQHYGLAQVGVVTLSPDRAPGAGHLSELRALIEAREVACLFAEPQFSPAILESLRQDLEVRVGALDPLGAGLQPGPEAHAALLEALAASLLDCLSS